In Lysobacter lycopersici, a genomic segment contains:
- the glnE gene encoding bifunctional [glutamate--ammonia ligase]-adenylyl-L-tyrosine phosphorylase/[glutamate--ammonia-ligase] adenylyltransferase, protein MDRFAPLIARRLASLPADAPWRGDAAFVERLGALAVASDFAMATLAAQPGLVERLHADNGIAAIPPPRLAVENRTDWPRLLRRHRQAESTRLAWRDVVAGDAVETILAGSSALAETCLRLALAALEGEFAERHGVVRDGDGVAQSLVVFGLGKLGGGELNFSSDIDLVYAYERDGESDGPRPLAAEDYFSRLGQRLAKLLDEVTADGFSHRVDLRLRPYGNAGRIAWSFAALEQYFQREGRDWERYAWQKARPVAGDPGAGERFLETLRPFVYRRYLDFGALAGLREMKAMIAAEVARKDMADDIKRGPGGIREIEFLAQALQLIRGGREAALRERRLLPALDALVAAGQVAPQVGVALAEAYRFLRTVENRLQMLRDAQVHRLPQGEEERARLATGMGFADWSGLLSALDARRERVAAEFNALLGQRRRDADAGELAGYWRALPAAGDARVLSDAGFEDATALDASLRDFVRAPGVHGLADAVRARLDRVAPSLLQASAASSQPDAALRRVLALLQNILRRSSYLALLDEQPAALARLVDVVARSGLLAERLTAHPLLLDELLDARLSGPLPQREELQAECAPAVAEADGDLERALHALNEKRQALGFRIALATLDGRQCAVDGSRQLAWLADAVVASVLRLAQAEVERAHGKLPSARFAVLGYGSLGGEELGFGSDLDLVFLFDADANAQSDGMRALDAPRWYARLAQKIVALLDTPTAGGRLYEVDVRLRPDGAKGLLVSSLASFSDYQRERAWTWEHQALVRARFVAGDASLGAAFEAIRAETLSKTRDAGKLAEEVSAMRKRMRAELDRSDAARFDLKQGEGGLVDLEFLLQFLVLRDAGSHAAWLMPRDTPGLLRALDDAGSLSNADALHEAHAALLDAGLRCTLDRRKRLLPWTEVPEAARSAISAAVRGAGLVFDAS, encoded by the coding sequence ATGGATCGGTTCGCACCGTTGATCGCGCGCAGGCTGGCCTCATTGCCGGCCGATGCGCCGTGGCGCGGCGACGCGGCCTTCGTCGAACGCCTCGGCGCGCTCGCCGTCGCCAGCGATTTCGCCATGGCCACGCTGGCTGCGCAGCCGGGGCTGGTCGAACGCCTGCACGCCGACAACGGCATCGCCGCCATCCCGCCGCCGCGACTGGCGGTCGAGAACCGCACGGATTGGCCGCGGCTGCTGCGCCGCCATCGGCAGGCGGAATCGACCCGGCTGGCCTGGCGCGACGTGGTCGCCGGCGATGCAGTGGAAACGATCCTCGCCGGCAGCAGCGCGCTGGCCGAAACCTGCCTGCGCCTCGCCCTGGCCGCGCTCGAAGGCGAATTCGCCGAACGCCACGGCGTGGTGCGCGATGGCGATGGCGTCGCGCAATCGCTGGTCGTGTTCGGACTGGGCAAGCTCGGCGGCGGCGAACTGAACTTCAGTTCCGACATCGACCTCGTCTACGCCTACGAACGCGACGGCGAGAGCGACGGGCCACGCCCGCTCGCGGCCGAGGATTATTTTTCGCGATTGGGACAACGCCTCGCGAAACTGCTCGACGAAGTCACCGCCGACGGCTTCAGCCATCGCGTCGACCTGCGCCTGCGTCCCTACGGCAACGCCGGGCGCATCGCCTGGTCGTTCGCCGCGCTGGAGCAGTATTTCCAGCGCGAGGGCCGCGACTGGGAACGCTACGCCTGGCAGAAGGCGCGGCCGGTCGCCGGCGACCCCGGCGCGGGCGAACGTTTCCTGGAAACGCTGCGGCCGTTCGTCTATCGCCGCTACCTGGATTTCGGCGCGCTCGCCGGCCTGCGCGAGATGAAGGCGATGATCGCCGCCGAAGTCGCGCGCAAGGACATGGCCGACGACATCAAGCGCGGCCCCGGCGGCATCCGCGAGATCGAATTCCTCGCCCAGGCGCTGCAACTGATCCGCGGCGGACGCGAAGCCGCCTTGCGCGAGCGCCGGTTGTTGCCCGCGCTCGACGCGCTGGTCGCGGCCGGGCAGGTCGCGCCGCAGGTCGGCGTCGCGCTGGCGGAGGCTTACCGTTTCCTGCGCACGGTCGAAAACCGCCTGCAGATGCTGCGCGATGCGCAGGTGCATCGCCTGCCGCAAGGCGAGGAAGAACGCGCGCGGCTGGCGACGGGCATGGGCTTCGCCGACTGGTCGGGCCTGCTGTCGGCGCTGGACGCGCGGCGCGAACGGGTGGCGGCGGAATTCAACGCCTTGCTCGGGCAGCGCCGGCGCGACGCGGATGCGGGCGAACTCGCCGGGTACTGGCGCGCATTGCCGGCTGCCGGCGATGCGCGGGTGCTGTCCGATGCCGGCTTCGAGGATGCGACCGCGCTCGACGCCAGCCTGCGCGATTTCGTGCGCGCGCCCGGCGTGCACGGCCTCGCCGATGCGGTGCGCGCACGGCTCGATCGCGTGGCGCCGTCGCTGTTGCAGGCCTCCGCGGCCTCCTCGCAACCGGATGCGGCGCTGCGGCGGGTGCTGGCCTTGCTGCAGAACATCCTGCGGCGCAGCAGCTATCTCGCCCTGCTCGACGAGCAACCCGCGGCGCTGGCGCGGCTGGTCGACGTGGTCGCGCGCAGCGGCCTGCTCGCCGAACGGCTGACCGCGCATCCGCTGCTGCTGGACGAACTGCTGGACGCGCGCCTCTCCGGGCCGTTGCCGCAACGCGAGGAATTGCAGGCCGAATGCGCGCCCGCCGTCGCCGAGGCCGACGGCGACCTCGAGCGCGCGCTGCATGCGCTGAACGAGAAGCGGCAGGCGCTCGGTTTCCGCATTGCGCTGGCCACGCTCGACGGCCGCCAGTGCGCCGTCGACGGTTCGCGCCAACTCGCCTGGCTCGCCGATGCAGTGGTCGCCAGCGTGCTGCGGCTCGCGCAGGCGGAAGTCGAACGCGCGCACGGAAAACTTCCGTCGGCGCGCTTCGCCGTGCTCGGCTACGGCAGCCTCGGCGGCGAGGAACTCGGCTTCGGTTCCGACCTCGACCTCGTGTTCCTGTTCGACGCCGATGCGAACGCGCAGTCGGATGGAATGCGCGCACTGGACGCGCCGCGCTGGTACGCGCGCCTCGCGCAGAAGATCGTCGCCCTGCTGGACACGCCGACCGCCGGCGGCCGCCTGTACGAAGTCGACGTGCGCCTGCGCCCGGACGGGGCCAAGGGCCTGCTGGTCTCCAGCCTCGCCAGCTTCTCCGACTACCAGCGCGAACGCGCATGGACCTGGGAACACCAGGCGCTGGTGCGCGCGCGATTCGTCGCTGGCGATGCGTCGCTGGGTGCCGCGTTCGAGGCGATTCGCGCGGAAACGCTTTCGAAGACGCGCGATGCAGGCAAGCTGGCGGAAGAAGTTTCGGCGATGCGCAAGCGCATGCGCGCCGAACTCGACCGCTCCGATGCCGCGCGTTTCGACCTCAAGCAGGGCGAAGGCGGCCTGGTCGACCTCGAATTCCTGCTGCAATTCCTCGTCTTGCGCGACGCAGGGTCGCATGCCGCATGGCTCATGCCGCGCGACACCCCCGGCCTGCTGCGCGCGCTCGACGATGCGGGATCGCTGTCGAATGCCGATGCGCTGCATGAAGCGCATGCCGCGCTGCTCGATGCGGGATTGCGCTGCACCTTGGACCGGCGCAAGCGCCTGTTGCCGTGGACGGAAGTGCCGGAAGCGGCGCGCTCCGCGATTTCGGCGGCGGTGCGCGGAGCGGGATTGGTATTCGACGCTTCGTAG
- a CDS encoding glycosyltransferase translates to MTTSVDRKMTVVQLLPALEAGGVERSTLEIAEALVVAGHRAIVVSKGGRLLSQLEAIGAEHVALDIGRKSPLTFRHVFALRKLFAETKADIVHARSRLPAWLAWFALRGMPEAIRPRFATTAHGLNSPSRYSAIMTRGERVVCVSNSVRDYLLAHYPQVDPVKLVVIPRGIDTVRFPRSPWPDREARARVAAQFPQLGGNGPLLLLPGRGTRLKGHADALQLLARLRGDGLDARLWMPGAREAGREAYIAELEALLQTLGIAGAVAMTPPTDAIAEAYAASDLVLQLSRKPEAFGRTVVEALSVGRAVLGWDHGGVGELLHELQPSGAVAPFDTDALVAKARTLLAQPPSPPATIPYTLQAMQEATLGRYAELRC, encoded by the coding sequence ATGACGACATCCGTTGATCGGAAGATGACTGTCGTGCAACTGCTGCCCGCGCTGGAAGCGGGCGGCGTCGAACGTTCCACCCTGGAAATCGCCGAGGCGCTGGTCGTCGCCGGGCACCGCGCCATCGTGGTGTCGAAGGGCGGGCGCCTGCTGTCGCAACTCGAAGCCATCGGCGCGGAACACGTCGCGCTCGACATCGGCCGCAAGTCGCCACTCACGTTCCGCCATGTGTTCGCGCTGCGGAAACTGTTCGCGGAAACAAAGGCCGACATCGTGCATGCGCGTTCGCGCCTGCCGGCGTGGCTGGCGTGGTTCGCCTTGCGTGGAATGCCGGAAGCGATCCGGCCACGTTTCGCCACCACCGCGCACGGCCTGAATTCACCGTCGCGCTACAGCGCGATCATGACGCGCGGCGAACGCGTGGTCTGCGTGTCGAACAGCGTTCGCGATTACTTGCTCGCGCATTACCCGCAGGTCGATCCGGTGAAACTCGTGGTCATCCCGCGTGGCATCGATACGGTGCGTTTCCCGCGCAGTCCGTGGCCGGATCGCGAAGCGCGCGCGCGGGTTGCCGCGCAATTCCCGCAACTCGGCGGCAACGGGCCGCTGCTGTTGCTTCCCGGGCGCGGCACGCGGTTGAAAGGCCATGCCGATGCGCTGCAATTGCTCGCGCGCCTGCGCGGCGATGGCCTCGACGCACGCTTGTGGATGCCCGGTGCGCGCGAAGCCGGGCGCGAAGCCTACATCGCCGAGCTCGAAGCGCTGCTGCAAACGCTGGGCATCGCCGGCGCGGTGGCGATGACGCCGCCGACCGATGCCATCGCCGAAGCCTATGCGGCCAGCGATCTCGTCCTGCAGCTCTCGCGCAAGCCCGAGGCGTTCGGGCGCACCGTGGTCGAAGCGCTGTCGGTCGGGCGTGCGGTGCTGGGCTGGGACCACGGCGGCGTCGGCGAACTGCTGCACGAATTGCAGCCTTCGGGCGCAGTCGCGCCGTTCGACACCGATGCGCTCGTTGCGAAGGCGCGCACGCTGCTGGCGCAGCCGCCATCGCCACCGGCTACCATTCCCTACACCTTGCAAGCGATGCAGGAGGCCACGCTTGGGCGCTACGCCGAACTCCGCTGCTGA
- a CDS encoding zinc-finger domain-containing protein, with protein sequence MTATDAIQANAQRRYEVHRADLPLSCPLPSMALWNSHPRVYLPIEADGGEADCPYCGAHFVLVD encoded by the coding sequence ATGACCGCCACCGACGCCATCCAGGCCAACGCGCAACGGCGCTACGAGGTGCATCGCGCCGACCTGCCGCTGAGTTGCCCGCTGCCGTCGATGGCGTTGTGGAATTCGCATCCACGCGTGTACCTGCCGATCGAAGCCGATGGTGGCGAGGCGGATTGCCCCTACTGCGGCGCGCATTTCGTCCTCGTCGACTGA
- a CDS encoding YceI family protein, whose amino-acid sequence MIRTAVLALALATSFGVAAKPVSYQLDPSHTVVLASWTHVGFSHPSANFGEASGTLVYDADDVAKSNVEVTLPLSGLDTFVPKLDEHLKSADFFDAAKYPTITFKSTMVHDMGGGKLMIMGDLTVHGVTKPVTLDATLNNAGIHPMTKAPTVGFDATTTIKRSDFGVGAYVPMVSDEISIRITTEASAKATP is encoded by the coding sequence ATGATCCGCACCGCCGTCCTCGCCCTCGCGCTCGCCACGTCCTTCGGCGTCGCCGCCAAGCCCGTTTCCTACCAACTCGATCCGAGCCACACCGTGGTGCTGGCAAGCTGGACCCACGTCGGCTTTTCGCATCCCAGCGCCAACTTTGGCGAGGCCAGCGGCACGCTGGTGTACGACGCCGACGACGTGGCGAAATCGAACGTCGAAGTGACGTTGCCGCTGTCGGGGCTCGACACCTTCGTGCCCAAGCTCGACGAACACCTGAAGAGCGCCGATTTCTTCGACGCGGCGAAGTACCCGACGATCACCTTCAAGAGCACGATGGTCCACGACATGGGCGGCGGCAAGCTGATGATCATGGGCGACCTGACCGTGCATGGCGTGACCAAGCCGGTGACGCTCGACGCCACGCTCAACAACGCCGGCATCCACCCGATGACCAAGGCGCCGACGGTCGGCTTCGATGCGACCACCACGATCAAGCGCTCGGATTTCGGCGTCGGTGCCTACGTGCCGATGGTGAGCGACGAGATCTCGATCCGCATCACCACCGAAGCTTCGGCCAAGGCGACGCCGTGA
- a CDS encoding mitochondrial fission ELM1 family protein — protein MERRPPTDASDTPWTLADGRAGNQRQALALAGALGHGASRHWTMEARAPWRWVAPREWPLSSRAFGAEFANALRTPPHLAIGCGRRAALATRLLRERGSKVVQILDPRIDPRHWDLVVAPEHDGLRGDNVVTLLGSLHPVDDLWLMQGRDDFPLLAQLPRPRVALLVGGPSPHWPLADDAFVARLSAIAASVHAQGGSLLATASRRTPDPWRNALRAAVAQGPGVCWIDASDGDNPYPGLLGWADRIVATADSVNMLSEACASFAPVFALGRERLDGRPRGFVERLRELGRVRDADAELEPFAVEPLRETARVAAIVRERLTL, from the coding sequence ATGGAACGGCGACCCCCAACCGACGCGAGCGACACGCCCTGGACACTGGCCGACGGCCGTGCCGGCAACCAGCGCCAGGCCCTGGCCTTGGCCGGCGCGCTCGGCCACGGCGCGAGCCGGCACTGGACCATGGAGGCGCGCGCGCCCTGGCGCTGGGTCGCTCCGCGGGAATGGCCGCTCTCCTCGCGGGCCTTCGGCGCGGAGTTCGCGAATGCGCTGCGGACGCCGCCGCATTTGGCCATCGGCTGCGGTCGTCGCGCCGCGCTGGCCACGCGCCTGCTGCGCGAACGCGGTTCGAAGGTCGTGCAGATCCTCGATCCGCGCATCGATCCGCGACACTGGGATCTGGTCGTCGCGCCGGAACACGACGGCCTGCGCGGCGACAACGTCGTCACCCTGCTCGGCAGCCTGCATCCGGTCGACGACCTGTGGCTGATGCAGGGACGCGACGACTTTCCGCTGCTCGCGCAGTTGCCGCGACCGCGCGTCGCGCTGCTCGTCGGCGGCCCATCGCCGCACTGGCCGCTCGCCGACGATGCATTCGTCGCGAGATTGAGCGCCATCGCCGCGTCCGTGCACGCGCAGGGCGGCAGCCTGCTTGCCACCGCTTCGCGCCGCACGCCGGATCCGTGGCGGAACGCATTGCGCGCGGCCGTGGCGCAAGGTCCGGGCGTGTGCTGGATCGATGCGAGCGATGGGGACAATCCCTACCCCGGCCTGCTCGGCTGGGCCGACCGCATCGTCGCGACGGCGGACTCGGTGAACATGCTGTCCGAAGCCTGCGCGAGCTTCGCGCCGGTGTTCGCACTCGGCCGCGAACGCCTCGACGGTCGCCCGCGTGGTTTCGTCGAGCGATTGCGCGAACTCGGCCGCGTGCGCGATGCCGATGCGGAACTGGAGCCATTCGCGGTGGAACCGTTGCGCGAAACCGCGCGCGTGGCCGCGATCGTGCGCGAGCGATTGACGCTCTGA
- the lpxL gene encoding LpxL/LpxP family Kdo(2)-lipid IV(A) lauroyl/palmitoleoyl acyltransferase gives MPDRNADAPSPPLSPRTWPAWCGIGLLALAARLPWSLQRWLGRAVLGPSLRATLRERRRIAARNLELCFPELDGSARDALLREHFAALGTSLFEFGRAWWGSVDPLKRGIRIAGLEHLAAARAGGRGVIVVSGHFTTLEACGRLLCEAGVPLAGMYRPYSDAAMEWAVLRGRARYAAAMFAKTDVRGAARHLKRGGLLWYAPDQDPSRGDSVYVPFFGQPAHSLTSTYQFARMSGAAVVLFSHRRRDDGGFDLSISPALEGFPSNDPAEDTARVIAGIEAMVRAAPAQYLWIHRRFKRRPDGDDVYAD, from the coding sequence ATGCCGGATCGCAACGCCGACGCCCCTTCCCCGCCGCTGTCGCCGCGCACTTGGCCGGCGTGGTGCGGCATCGGCCTGCTCGCGCTGGCCGCGCGCCTGCCGTGGTCGCTGCAGCGCTGGCTCGGGCGTGCGGTCCTCGGCCCGTCGCTGCGCGCGACCCTGCGCGAACGCCGGCGCATCGCCGCGCGCAACCTCGAACTGTGTTTCCCGGAACTCGACGGATCTGCACGCGACGCGCTGCTGCGCGAACATTTCGCCGCGCTGGGGACGAGTCTGTTCGAATTCGGCCGCGCGTGGTGGGGTTCGGTCGATCCGCTGAAACGCGGCATCCGCATCGCCGGACTCGAACACCTGGCCGCCGCGCGCGCAGGCGGACGCGGCGTGATCGTGGTGTCCGGGCACTTCACCACGCTCGAAGCCTGCGGCCGCCTGCTGTGCGAAGCCGGCGTGCCGCTGGCCGGCATGTACCGTCCTTATTCCGACGCGGCGATGGAATGGGCGGTGCTGCGCGGGCGCGCGCGCTACGCCGCCGCGATGTTCGCGAAGACGGACGTACGCGGCGCAGCGCGCCACCTCAAGCGCGGCGGCTTGCTCTGGTACGCGCCCGACCAGGACCCGAGCCGCGGCGACAGCGTGTACGTGCCGTTCTTCGGCCAGCCGGCGCACAGCCTGACCTCGACCTATCAATTCGCGCGCATGTCCGGCGCGGCGGTGGTGCTGTTCTCGCACCGCAGGCGCGACGACGGCGGCTTCGACCTGTCGATCAGCCCCGCGCTCGAAGGTTTCCCGTCCAACGACCCGGCCGAAGACACCGCGCGCGTGATCGCCGGCATCGAGGCGATGGTGCGCGCTGCGCCGGCGCAATACCTGTGGATCCATCGCCGCTTCAAGCGCCGCCCCGACGGCGACGATGTCTACGCCGATTGA
- a CDS encoding malonic semialdehyde reductase, which produces MHQALSDPALDQLFRTARTYNAFTGEVGDETLHQLYELMKFGPTEANTTPARIVFVKSEAAKARLGPALSEGNHKKTMAAPVVAIVGYDMRFYDKLPVLFPHTDAKPWFEHREEANLAWVAMRSASLQTAYLILAARALGLDAGPMSGFDNAKVDEAFFAGTSIRSNVLVNLGVGDPASIFPRSPRLSFDEACRIE; this is translated from the coding sequence ATGCACCAGGCCCTTTCCGACCCGGCGCTCGACCAGTTGTTCCGCACCGCGCGTACCTACAACGCCTTCACCGGCGAGGTCGGCGACGAGACCCTGCACCAGCTCTACGAGCTGATGAAGTTCGGCCCGACCGAAGCCAATACCACGCCGGCGCGCATCGTGTTCGTGAAGTCGGAAGCGGCCAAGGCCAGGCTCGGCCCGGCGCTGAGCGAGGGCAACCACAAGAAGACCATGGCCGCGCCGGTGGTCGCCATCGTCGGCTACGACATGCGCTTCTACGACAAGCTGCCGGTGCTGTTCCCGCACACCGACGCCAAGCCCTGGTTCGAGCATCGCGAGGAAGCCAACCTCGCCTGGGTCGCGATGCGCAGTGCGAGCCTGCAGACCGCCTACCTGATCCTCGCCGCGCGCGCGCTCGGCCTCGATGCGGGTCCGATGTCCGGCTTCGACAACGCCAAGGTCGACGAAGCCTTCTTCGCCGGCACGTCGATCCGTTCCAACGTGCTGGTGAACCTCGGCGTCGGCGATCCGGCCAGCATCTTCCCGCGTTCGCCGCGGCTGTCGTTCGACGAAGCCTGCCGCATCGAATGA
- a CDS encoding O-antigen ligase family protein yields MGATPNSAAEPSAIEAAPVAGWRWAPAWVLAYVALWPAPGYAEGVLVLGALVAIAKLLLQRFRGGTRLLSHQAWALTGVLFAAYWLPELFSTIDAANRAHSLSQTVSDLRYLPFLWLAASAVASDAGRRTTFTGLAVIMGIWTIDALAQEALGASPLFSLIDMAKHAISDHGMCTADEVRRLDRLSGILGPCNLKLGIVLASLSPFVLDAAHRRWKVAGWLVAAFAVGLVILLAGARASWITYALVLALSGWRALGVRKLVVVFALGAVLAGGLFAFSPQVRERFERTSAALTADRNGVDVALSGRTRIWGAALCMIRTHPVNGVGARDFRDVFPACDPAPGQVAAWGEGPAFHAHQWVLEVLSETGVLGLLLWIAGIAMAWRAWRYAPPAARDRARPPMIALFATLFPFNTHLAFYSTFWGGLALLLAALYAGSLLANEPREAQSA; encoded by the coding sequence TTGGGCGCTACGCCGAACTCCGCTGCTGAGCCATCCGCGATCGAAGCCGCGCCCGTCGCCGGCTGGCGCTGGGCGCCGGCGTGGGTGCTGGCCTATGTCGCGCTGTGGCCTGCGCCCGGCTACGCGGAAGGCGTGCTGGTGCTCGGCGCACTGGTCGCGATCGCGAAGCTGCTGCTGCAACGCTTCCGCGGCGGCACGCGCCTGCTCAGCCACCAGGCCTGGGCGCTGACCGGCGTGCTGTTCGCGGCGTACTGGTTGCCGGAATTGTTCTCGACCATCGATGCGGCGAATCGCGCGCACAGCCTGTCGCAGACCGTTTCCGACCTGCGCTACCTGCCGTTCCTGTGGCTGGCCGCGTCCGCGGTCGCCAGCGACGCCGGCAGGCGAACGACCTTCACCGGGCTCGCGGTGATCATGGGTATCTGGACGATCGACGCGCTGGCGCAGGAAGCGCTGGGCGCGAGCCCGCTGTTCTCGCTGATCGACATGGCCAAGCACGCGATCAGCGACCACGGCATGTGCACCGCGGACGAAGTGCGGCGGCTCGATCGCCTCAGCGGCATCCTCGGACCGTGCAACCTCAAGCTCGGCATCGTGCTGGCGAGCCTGTCGCCGTTCGTGCTCGATGCCGCGCACCGGCGCTGGAAGGTCGCCGGATGGCTGGTCGCGGCGTTCGCGGTCGGCCTCGTGATCCTGCTCGCCGGCGCGCGCGCCTCGTGGATCACCTACGCGCTGGTGCTCGCCTTGTCCGGCTGGCGCGCGCTCGGCGTGCGCAAGCTGGTGGTGGTGTTCGCGCTCGGGGCGGTGCTCGCGGGCGGACTGTTCGCGTTTTCGCCGCAGGTGCGCGAGCGTTTCGAACGCACGTCCGCGGCGCTCACCGCCGACCGCAACGGCGTCGATGTCGCGCTGTCCGGCCGCACGCGCATCTGGGGCGCGGCGCTGTGCATGATCCGCACGCACCCGGTCAACGGCGTCGGCGCGCGCGATTTCCGCGACGTGTTCCCGGCCTGCGACCCGGCGCCCGGGCAGGTCGCGGCCTGGGGCGAGGGCCCGGCCTTCCACGCGCACCAATGGGTACTGGAAGTGCTGAGCGAAACCGGCGTGCTCGGCCTGCTGTTGTGGATCGCCGGCATCGCGATGGCGTGGCGCGCGTGGCGCTACGCACCGCCCGCGGCGCGCGACCGCGCGCGGCCGCCGATGATCGCGCTGTTCGCGACGCTGTTCCCGTTCAACACCCACCTCGCGTTCTATTCAACGTTCTGGGGCGGGCTCGCGTTGCTGCTCGCGGCGCTGTATGCCGGCAGCCTGCTCGCCAACGAGCCGCGGGAAGCTCAATCGGCGTAG
- the waaA gene encoding lipid IV(A) 3-deoxy-D-manno-octulosonic acid transferase: protein MRADFTERALRGLYSAALYVLVPATVYHLIWRGFRQPAYLQRWGERYGVYRTPPTNPLLWVHAVSVGEVNAAAPLVDALLARHPHERLLVTTITPTGSARVQALWGKRVEHVYLPYDLPGAVSRFLRHFRPRIGLVLETELWPNLLFGCRDHGVPALIVNGRLSERSLQGYGLLKPLLGRALRSLRGIVAQSQTDAERFLRLGASPRTTVVGGNLKFDIAADPQVQIFAREFRAAEGSRPAWIAASTHPGEEAAVLALHRRLRARWTDLLLLWAPRHPERFRPVAHAAAQAGFRTATRQMTHQPDAADDVFVVDTLGELARFYACADVAFVGGSLDDIGGHNLLEPAAAGTAMVTGPYLRNFADIAAQLEAAGALRIGADEAAVGDALEALLADAEARATMANAAQQLLEGGRGALQRTLGFVDGMAPAATAG, encoded by the coding sequence ATGCGGGCCGATTTCACCGAACGTGCGTTGCGCGGCCTGTATTCGGCGGCGCTGTACGTGCTGGTGCCGGCCACGGTCTACCACCTGATCTGGCGGGGATTCCGCCAGCCGGCCTACCTGCAGCGCTGGGGCGAACGCTACGGCGTCTATCGCACGCCGCCGACCAATCCGCTGCTGTGGGTGCATGCGGTGTCGGTCGGCGAAGTGAACGCCGCCGCGCCGTTGGTCGATGCCCTGCTCGCGCGGCATCCGCACGAACGCCTGCTGGTCACGACGATCACGCCGACCGGTTCGGCGCGGGTGCAGGCGTTGTGGGGCAAGCGCGTTGAACACGTCTATTTGCCTTACGACCTGCCCGGCGCCGTGTCGCGTTTCCTGCGCCATTTCCGACCGCGGATCGGCCTGGTGCTGGAAACCGAACTGTGGCCGAACCTGCTGTTCGGCTGCCGCGACCACGGCGTGCCGGCGCTGATCGTCAACGGGCGCTTGTCCGAACGCTCGTTGCAGGGCTACGGCTTGCTGAAACCCTTGCTGGGGCGCGCGCTGCGCAGCCTGCGCGGCATCGTCGCGCAATCGCAAACCGATGCCGAACGCTTTTTGCGGTTGGGCGCATCGCCGCGCACCACCGTGGTCGGCGGCAACCTCAAGTTCGACATCGCCGCCGATCCGCAGGTGCAAATCTTCGCGCGCGAATTCCGCGCCGCGGAAGGTTCGCGCCCGGCGTGGATCGCGGCCAGCACCCATCCGGGCGAGGAAGCCGCGGTGCTGGCGCTGCACCGGCGCCTGCGCGCGCGCTGGACGGACTTGCTGCTGCTGTGGGCGCCGCGGCATCCGGAGCGTTTCCGGCCGGTTGCCCATGCGGCCGCACAGGCGGGGTTCCGCACCGCGACGCGGCAGATGACGCACCAGCCCGACGCGGCCGACGACGTGTTCGTGGTCGATACGCTCGGCGAACTCGCGCGCTTCTACGCCTGCGCGGACGTTGCGTTCGTCGGCGGCAGCCTCGACGACATCGGCGGCCACAACCTGCTCGAACCCGCGGCCGCGGGCACCGCGATGGTCACCGGCCCATACCTGCGCAACTTCGCCGACATCGCCGCGCAGCTCGAAGCGGCGGGCGCGCTGCGCATCGGCGCCGACGAGGCCGCGGTGGGCGATGCGCTGGAGGCCTTGCTGGCCGATGCCGAGGCGCGTGCAACGATGGCGAACGCGGCGCAGCAACTGCTCGAGGGCGGGCGCGGCGCGTTGCAGCGCACCCTGGGATTCGTCGATGGGATGGCGCCCGCCGCGACGGCGGGCTGA
- a CDS encoding pirin family protein encodes MGWLDSRHTFSFGHYHDPRWMGFGPLRVINEDRVAPGGGFAPHSHANMEILSVVLSGGLAHRDSTGTDGVIRPGEVQWMSAGHGIQHSEYNASKTEPVHFLQIWIQPDRVNAKPAYAQSFFDPEARRGRWSVLASPDGSEGSLAIRQQAWLRAVRLAAGESAEWTLDPARRYWLHVATGEASANGRELGAGDALGFEGEGGTLALSGRGETPADILLFDLPD; translated from the coding sequence ATGGGCTGGCTCGACAGCCGGCACACGTTCTCGTTCGGGCATTACCACGATCCGCGCTGGATGGGCTTCGGCCCGTTGCGCGTGATCAACGAGGACCGGGTCGCGCCGGGCGGCGGCTTCGCGCCGCATTCGCACGCGAACATGGAAATCCTCAGCGTGGTGCTGTCCGGCGGGCTCGCCCACCGCGACAGCACTGGCACCGATGGCGTGATCCGCCCTGGCGAAGTGCAGTGGATGAGCGCCGGCCACGGCATCCAGCACAGCGAATACAACGCGTCCAAGACCGAGCCGGTGCATTTCCTGCAGATCTGGATCCAGCCCGATCGCGTGAATGCGAAGCCGGCCTACGCGCAGTCGTTCTTCGATCCCGAAGCGCGACGCGGGCGCTGGTCCGTGCTGGCCTCGCCCGACGGCAGCGAGGGCAGCCTCGCGATCCGCCAGCAAGCCTGGCTGCGCGCGGTGCGTCTGGCCGCCGGCGAATCGGCGGAATGGACGCTGGATCCGGCGCGGCGTTACTGGCTGCACGTGGCGACCGGCGAAGCCAGCGCCAACGGGCGCGAACTCGGCGCCGGCGATGCGCTGGGGTTCGAAGGCGAGGGCGGGACGCTGGCATTGTCCGGTCGCGGCGAAACGCCGGCGGACATCCTGCTGTTCGACCTGCCGGATTGA